The following is a genomic window from Motilibacter rhizosphaerae.
GTCGGGCTCGGGCTCGCGCTCTCCCGCGGGCTGGCCGAGGCCATGGGCGGGTCCCTGCTCCCCGAGGACACCCCCGGCGGCGGGCTCACGATGCTGCTGGTGCTGCGCGCCGTACCCTCGGCCCCGTGACGCGCATCCTCGTCGTCGACGACGAGCCGCAGATCCTGCGCTCGCTGCGGATCAACCTGCGCGCCCGCTCGTACGACGTCACGACGGCGGCGACCGGCGCGGAGGCGCTCGCGGCGGCAGCGCGCACCCACCCCGAGGTCGTCCTGCTCGACCTCGGCCTGCCCGACATGGACGGCGTCGAGGTGCTGCGCGGGCTGCGCGGCTGGACCGACGTGCCCGTCATCGTGCTGTCGGGGCGCAGTGACTCCCTGGACAAGGTCGAGGCGCTCGACGCGGGGGCCGACGACTACGTCACCAAGCCCTTCGACGTCGACGAGCTCCTCGCCCGGGCGCGGGCGGTGACGCGCCGCGCGACCCCGAGCGGCGCCGAGCCCGTCGTGCAGGTCGGCGGAACCCAGGTCGACCTCGCGGCCCGCACCGCCGTACGCGACGGCGAGGCCGTCCGGCTCACGCCCACCGAGTGGCGCCTGCTCGAGGCGCTGGTGCGCCACCCCGGCCGGCTCGTCGGCTCGCGCCAGCTGCTGCAGCAGGTGTGGGGACCGGCGTACGGCGAGGAGACCAACTACCTGCGCCAGTACATGGCCCAGCTGCGCCGCAAGCTCGAGCCCGACGCCGAGCGCCCGCGCCACCTCGTGACCGAGCCCGGGATGGGCTACCGCTTCGTGCCCTGAGCGCCGCCTCCCCTTTTTTCCCCGTGATCATGCACGTCCTGAGGCACCCCCAAGATCTGCATGATCACGGGGAGTGGGGTGGCGGCGGCCTGAGCGGTCGTCCTGCTGCCGTCCGGGTGGTCCTCGGCCCGCGCCTGCTCCGGGCGGATGGTCCCAAGGTCCCGGTCCCCTTCCTCA
Proteins encoded in this region:
- a CDS encoding response regulator — protein: MTRILVVDDEPQILRSLRINLRARSYDVTTAATGAEALAAAARTHPEVVLLDLGLPDMDGVEVLRGLRGWTDVPVIVLSGRSDSLDKVEALDAGADDYVTKPFDVDELLARARAVTRRATPSGAEPVVQVGGTQVDLAARTAVRDGEAVRLTPTEWRLLEALVRHPGRLVGSRQLLQQVWGPAYGEETNYLRQYMAQLRRKLEPDAERPRHLVTEPGMGYRFVP